The Candidatus Poseidoniia archaeon genomic interval GAGCAGGACTTCCGCGTCGTCGCTGGCGATGGAGAGGAAGTGGCAGAGCCCACTGTGATTGAACTGCCGCGCCCCGCCACTAGCATGCTGGCGCTGCTCTCATTCCTGGGGCTGGTATTCTACACTGCATCCTCGGAGAACAGCCGCTACCTCGGCTTCAAACTCTTCCTGCCACTCTATACTCGGCTGCGCCGCGACACGCTGGCGGACGAGCCGACGCGGCAGAACCTGATGCGCTACATCTACGGCCACCCTGGTGCCAACTTCACCCAGCTGCGCGAGCACTTCAACCTGCACAACGGGACCCTGTCGCACCACCTGAACGTCCTCGAGAACCATTCGGTTATCGAATCGTTCCGAGCCGGGCGCCAGCGACTCTTCTATCCCTGCCGCGCCGAGCGGGCGGGCGTGGTCGCCCGCCCACCAGTGACCGGTGAAGTGCAGCAGCAGATTGTGATGCTCATCAAGGAAGAGCCGGGAATCACTCAGTCGATGATTGCGACGCGGCTCGATATGAGCCGGCAGAAAGTCAACTACCACGTCAACGCACTCACCCGGCAGGCGCTCATCCGCGTCGAGCCCAGCGGCCGCATCACGCGGCTCTATCCACTGCACTTCACCTGATTGGCGGGCCTGAAGGGATTCGAACCCATGGCCGTCCGGTTAAGAGCCGGACGCTCTACCTAGCTAAGCTACAGGCCCGCGAGGCTGCGCAGGCTGCCGCCGATAAAAGATTATCTTACAGCCAGCCCGTGTCGCGCCGGATGAACCAGCCCGGCAGCGCCGCCAGCAGCAGCCCGCCGAGGCTCACCGCCAGTTGCGCAGTCAGCAGGAACTCCGGCGAAGCCGGATAGAGCACACCCGAGCTGAGCAGCCCCAGCCCGCTAAGGGTGCGCACCACAAGGCCAGCGACCGCGACGCCGATAGCGATGCGTGGCGGGGTGCGCAGGCCGAGCAGCAGCAGCCCGCCGAGGTAGAGCAGGTTGGCGAGCAGCCAGCGGCCGGTGCTGTCGAGGATATTCTGGTCGGCGGCTGACGCGAAACCGAGCGCCAGCACGGCCGCGCCGGCCGCCAGTGCCCAGCCAGTCGCGACAGGGTAAATCTCGCGATACGCGGCCGCCAGCTCGCCGGGTGGGGTCGCTTGCGCTACCGCATCAGCCAGCGGCTGCCCGGCCGCCGCGGCCTCGGCGCACAAGTGGTCCTCCTGCTCCGCCAGCAAGCCAGCGACGAGCACCGTGTCGCGGAAGCGCAGGCCACCGCGTAGCGCCGCGAGGTATTCCCGCAGCGGGGCGTCGTCACCCATCCAGGATGTCCCCCATGGCCGACGTCATCGAGTTCCACTCCGTTTCGGCTTCCGCCAGCGCCGCCGCGCCTGCGAGCGTCAGATGGTAGTACTTGCGTGGCGGGCGGCCTTCCTGCGCTACGGTCTCGGCCTCAACCAGCCCGCGCTTTTCGAGCCGGTGCAGAGCCGGGTAGAGCGTCCCCTCCTTCAGGTCGAAAAAGCCGTTCGAGCGCTCGCGCAGCACGCGGATAATCTCGAAGCCGTACATGCGGCGCTGCCGCAGCTGCGCCAGCAAGCAAAGCTGGATAGCGCCCTTACGGATTTCCCGGCTCCAGCCAGTCATCGTTCCTGATG includes:
- a CDS encoding PadR family transcriptional regulator, with the protein product MTGWSREIRKGAIQLCLLAQLRQRRMYGFEIIRVLRERSNGFFDLKEGTLYPALHRLEKRGLVEAETVAQEGRPPRKYYHLTLAGAAALAEAETEWNSMTSAMGDILDG